The Brassica oleracea var. oleracea cultivar TO1000 chromosome C7, BOL, whole genome shotgun sequence sequence ACCGAGCGGAGCACGCGTTTGGTCGCTGTGTAACGATCCTTCTCGAGCTCTTGTCCGATGATTCACGTTTCTTCCGCAAAGGTTTTTCGTAAAGAAGAATCTATTTCGAAAAAACATTTGTCGAAGAATTTTTCTACGTTTTTCTTCTTCGGGGATTTGGACGTTAACTTCGTCGTAACCGTTTTTGACCCCAACATCCGTCATTGAAGACATAAAGGTCATTTAGTTACTAAACAATATGTGGTTTTAGATATGCATTGGAGTGCAAGTTATGTCATATTAATTAGTGAATATTTTATATAATTGTGGTGATTTTCTTTCATCAGATTCACCCAAGCCCCGCATCATTACATTTCGTTTACTGATTTTGTTAAATAACTGTGTTTAGTTTCGCAAGTTGATATCCTTTGTTATTGCTCTTAATAGAATTGCAAACGAAGAGTTCTGAAGACACTTTTCACAGCAGTTGTGGTCATTTCAGTTTTTTATTTATTTAGTTTCCTTATATTTTGTTCTTTTCATATTTTATTATTTTATTGCCTATATTTCATGTTATCTTATATTTATAATTTATTTTATGAAAGCAATAATTCTATTGACTATGTTTCGTTTTATCTTTACTTCATAATTAATTTTATATAAGTTTTTGCTTACTCTTATAGATTCACTTCAATTAAACAAAATAAATAACACAAGTTTAAAAAAAAATCAAAACTTACTTTATATAGACATGCACAATTTCGTTATATCCCGTATTATATAACATGTAATATTTCTTTCTATGACTTTTACCTTTTTAATATCTATAGATTCAAAGTTACATGATTTTCTCTTACGGAGCTGTGAATTGGATATATGACAGGTCAACATGTGACCTTTAATACCACATCGACTACATTTGCGACGTTTAGAGCGTTAAGTTCCTTGTGAAAAACGAATCTTGTCTTCAACTGTCTCGTATATGCGTTTTCGTCTCCTACCTGCAGCTCTTCTAGTCTCTGGAGGAAGGACTTTCGACTGCTCTACGTGAGATGGGACAATCCATGAATCTTCCGGGACACTAATAGGATTTATGCATTCCTCATAGACCGATCTCCATGAAGCAGTGGTGTACATGTCGTCAGTGAGTGTGTGCTCTTGTTTGCCTACACTGAAACCTGCTTTTATCGCGTGCATGCATGGGATTTTCATCAAATCAAATTTTCCACATGAACAAGTGTGTCTGACCAAGTCAACCATACATTCAAAAGTCTCCTTGAACCAAAAACATGTCATCGCCAATTGGAAAAACTTGAAACTTCTTACCCTTCTCAATCCTTCGGTCAATATTCTCCACAACAATGGTCAGTGACTGCGTATGCTTAGAACCTAAAGTTCTATGTTTGAAAAACCATTGAGTCATCATTTCCCTTATGCTATCCAACAAAGGTATGACTAGAAACTCTTTTGGCGAATACAAAGCAGAATTTATCGATTCAGCATGGTTAGTAATCCTAATATCATACATGTAACCCGAAAATTGAAAACGGGCCCACTTTCTCACATCAGCTTCTATTAGATAGTTTCCAATTGCAGGACTAATTGAGAAAATAGCAGTGAACATCTTAAAATCAGCAACTCGATAAGCTTTAAAAGCCTTTGCAACCAAACTAGCGACACCTTTACCCTTGAAATATGTTACAACAATGTTCAGCAAGTGGTGAATGCAAATTTCATGATGAGAACACGGATACACTTTCGCAAGAGCTCTAGCAATTAAGATATTTCTGTTAGACACAAAAGCTAAACTGTGATCATCAGCAAGGACATCATTAAGTTGTCTCATAAACCATTTCCACGAGCGCTCATTCTCTAAGTCAAAAACTACAAATGCAATAGGATATAGGTACGAGTTTCCATCTAAAGCAGTAGCAACCAGTAATACTCCTTTGTATTTGCTCTTCAAAAAAAGTCTCATCCACAACAATAACTTTTCCAATGGCAGCATAAAAACCATGAATAGACTGACCATATGCGATGAAGAGGAATCTGAATCTCCCATTGCTATAGGTTTCATAAAATGTGTGTGATACTGGATTATCCTCCCTCATCATGTGCAAGTATTTAGGAATTTTTTCATAACCTTTCTCCGGAATGCCTCTCACAACATTTATTGCATATTCATGTGCCTCCCATGCTAAAGAGTAGGATATCTCAACTTCATGATCATTACGCATAATCTGGATGATATCATTAGGTTTCGGCCATTAGGATATCTCAACTCCATGATCATTACGCATAAACTGGATGATATCATTAGGTTTCGGCCACTCCTTGACACTTTCATACTTATGCATAATGAGAGTACCAACCGTTTTTGATGAAGCTGTCCGAACAGAATTGTTTCTTGTTGATGGAGCACATGAATGATCAGGAACATACTTTTTGATGATAAAATATGAATAACATGTTAACCCCTCTGCACGAACATGCGAGCTGCAATCATCATCCGCGTAACAAACGTACCAAACTTTTTTATCCGATTTGCCAAGTTTGTAGTCGAAGTTATTTTTCATTGCACATTTTGCATTCAAAGCTCTTTTACTAGTAAAATGTTGACCCTTCTTCATAACATCAACCATAGAAAAGCGGACGGACTTTCCGTTGAACATATCTTTGTCATGGTTGTCATCATCATCGCTTTCCTCCAGCTTAACATCTTCTTCTTCAAGCTTGGTTTCACCATCAATATCATCTGAAAATATGAGATAGGTTTTTCCTCTCTGTTAGGCGACTCAGTAGCTTCTTCATTCAAGTTAAAATCGACCTTGATATCGAATACACACACATAACCGTGTCAAAGCTTTGTTCTTCACATATGTAAGAAAATTTTTGAGTTTCCGATCTTTGGTGATGAAAACAGGTGGTGTGATGCCAATGACCAAATCAGAGGGTAAGTAACTCAGCTCGATATTGACCATGTTTATAACGATTTCAAAGTCCTCACAAACCATAACTCTTAGGTTCTCAAAGGTCTTACTTGTGTCCAAAGTAAGTAATCTACCTCTTTTTTCTTCATCAGTAAGAAATCTCCATCGACTTCTTTTGGATGATTTCCAAAAACCAGAAGAAGCATAGATGTGCATATTCTTATGTTTGATTGGCAAAAGTTTGGAGGAACTATGAAAAGAGAAGAACCCCCACAATTTTTGTCCAAATCGTTGTGGCAACGAAGAAGACTCAAATTTAGGGAGTAATATTTAAAAAAGAAAAAAAGATTTAATAGATTTATGGAATATTTTGTAACTGTTTTTTTCCTAGATTTTTGGATTTTGTTTACAAATCTAGTAGAACTTACATTCTACCAAGTTAGAAAAGAGATGACTGGTAGATAGAGAATACCGAGATTGTAGTTAAAAGAACAGTGAGAAGAAATTATGTTCTGCCAAGACAGATATGAGAATATTTATTATGTCCTATGATCTACCAAAAATACATAACATAAAAAAGGAAACGTAGATTTGTTATTCTTCCCTAATAGATCAGAATGTCTTCGGTGTATTGTGCATTCTACCTTGGTTGGATCATTGTGTCTTCAGTAGACTGCATAATCTAACTGGAGCTATATGGTAGATCTGATATACTTACACTTTTATCCCACTTTTGAACTTACTATTCCAAATATTTTTTGAATCTAAAAACATTTTTCTTATTTTTTTTTGCATTGTAAATATATTAATATGAATTTTTATTTACAAGATGGGTAGTGAAAATCCAAAAATAAGAAAATTTGATTTAATACTAAAGGGACAATAGCAAAGTTTAATTGTTTATTTTTTTCCAAATTTTCCTAAAATAAAAGAGAAACCGAGGTTCGTTGAATTGGAGGGCCATATGTTTCTCGCTTTTAGACTTGTTCAAGAGTCCTTGCAAAAACAAATATATATCGTCGTTAACAAAAAAAAAACAACATGTATCAGATCTTGATATAGATCATGATATATCATGATCTTCTTCGAGAACGTGATCTTCACATAATCTCTCGTTCTTTGGCGTGAAATTACCAGGAGCATGCTGCTTTGTTCGTGTTGCTATCTTTCCTCACTCGAGGACGCGTATTGATCGTGATCTCTACTCCTTCTGAGATCGGGATCCTCACGTAATCGTCTCCTTCATCATAGTTTCTTTGCTTTTCGCACGGAGACCCTTGTAATCGACTTTCCTTTGGTCGTTGGTTACGGTGATCCTTTTAAACAACACGATCATCTCTCGCGTGATCTACAAGGCAACGTCTCTGTTTCGCTAACAGAGGATGAATCGAACACGATCTGCTATATGGCGGATGTGAAAGGGAAAGGGATATGCTACAAGGATGACGACGAGCCCATTCAATTAACAGATCAAGGAGACTCTCCCACCATTCGCGATTACCGGCTTTCTCTCATCGGAAAGGTCTTGAACCCTAAGAAACAATCTGTGGTGAAGCTCATTCAGACCATGCCGGCGCAGTGGGAGATGCAGGACAAGATCACTGCTAATGATCTTGGTAATGTCAAGTTCCTTCTAAACTTTGCGACGGAAGAGGATCTACAATCTGTTCTTAGGCAAGGTCCTTTCCACTATAACTTTTGCATGTTTTTGCTCGTTCGCTGGGAGCCGATGGTTCACGATGAATACCCTTGAATCATCCCGTTTTGGGTCGTGATCACGGGCATTCCTCTACACCTCTGGACGATAGGAAACCTCAAAAACATTGGCAAGAGACTAGGCCATATTGATACGGTGGAGCTGTCCGCGGGGCGTATGCTTATTGATGTTCATACTAGGAAGCCTCTCACATTCAAGAGAAAGATTGCATCGCCAGAAGGTGATGAAGTTTGGATTCAGATCCATTATGAAAAGCTGTTTAAGTACTGTAAGACATATCGAATGGTTACTCATGAGGTGGCTCTTTGCCCAACGAAGGAAACGCCACTGGCTATTCAAGGAGCACGATCTGATGTCTTCTCTAGGGTCCAGCTCCCGGCTAATGGTGTATCTCGACAGTCATTGCCGCGAGATAAAGAGATAGAGAATAGATATGGAAGAGATGGCTATGGTAGGAGAGATCACCGTAGTAGATCGCCTTTGAGGGAGCGTAGGGCCGATGGCGGCTTTATGAATGATGCTAGGGCCGCTAACTCTCGCCGTGATGGTGCTGGGGATAGGAAGGCGTGGGGACAAGGAGGCAAGGAAAGTAAGCTCACCTCAGAACACACACACCAGAGCTCGCGCTATGCGCCTTATGGGAAGCATAAGCGGACGACATGGAGGATGA is a genomic window containing:
- the LOC106302487 gene encoding uncharacterized protein LOC106302487, whose product is MGDSDSSSSHMVSLFMVFMLPLEKLLLWMRLFLKSKYKGVLLVATALDGNSYLYPIAFVVFDLENERSWKWFMRQLNDVLADDHSLAFVSNRNILIARALAKVYPCSHHEICIHHLLNIVVTYFKGKGVASLVAKAFKAYRVADFKMFTAIFSISPAIGNYLIEADVRKWARFQFSGYMYDIRITNHAESINSALYSPKEFLVIPLLDSIREMMTQWFFKHRTLGSKHTQSLTIVVENIDRRIEKGKKFQVFPIGDDMFLVQGDF